A genomic stretch from Styela clava chromosome 5, kaStyClav1.hap1.2, whole genome shotgun sequence includes:
- the LOC120345185 gene encoding serpin B6-like, with the protein MFEKLYLLLLIKTLLLVVAHCQEQQQQEVDDDGFYTLIIPPNKDDFPTEDDISKFQQSLRQFSGALFSKVIKQTKKSQNIFFSPTSISHGLAMVNSGAKGNTSEEIKRVMRVGRSTPNSEINALFRNVTSDKFGDGKNDKVVTIMASRSYFQSSYKVYRNYTDVLEESFYSGMDKIDFSKSGPAAKKVNQWVEDQTEGLIKNLISPDLFTPLTRFVLVNALYFKASWSSPFMQYPDKKKFKTPSGPVEVPYLKSHRGRYKMNVEVDHMSVAIPYKDEETYFIIMMPKSEEAMKNISTQGKLESYFRSLKKKLEDWKVRQMNLYMPEFTVEKKMDVKKILKTMGCRSLFSSEDADLSGISKEFVYVTDFVHKARVTVNKDGTEAAAASGIIGGARSLYIAQDVVINKPFIYAIYEKGNILFLGRMVNPSVK; encoded by the exons ATGTTTGAAAAGCTTTACCTATTGCTGTTGATCAAAACTTTGCTGCTCGTTGTGGCACACTGTCAAGAACAACAGCAACAAGAAGTTGATGATGATGGATTTTACACGTTGATAATACCGCCAAATAAAGACGACTTCCCCACTGAAGATGATATCAGTAAATTTCAACAAAGTCTTCGTCAATTTTCAGGGGCACTGTTCTCCAAGGtgattaaacaaacaaaaaaatcacaaaatatattcTTCTCTCCAACAAG TATTTCTCACGGATTAGCAATGGTCAACTCTGGTGCAAAGGGAAATACATCTGAAGAAATAAAACGGGTAATGCGTGTTGGTCGGTCTACACCGAATTCCGAAATAAATGCCTTATTCAG AAATGTTACTAGTGACAAATTTGGAGACGGGAAAAATGACAAAGTGGTGACAATAATGGCATCGAGAAGCTATTTTCAATCCAGTTACAAGGTTTATAGAAATTACACCGATGTACTCGAAGAAAGTTTTTATTCTGGAATGGACAAAATTGATTTTAGCAAAAGTGGTCCTGCTGCAAAGAA GGTAAACCAGTGGGTGGAGGATCAGACTGAAGGTTTAATAAAGAACTTAATATCTCCAGACCTATTCACCCCACTGACTAGATTTGTACTTGTGAATGCCCTGTATTTTAAAGCATCCTGGTCGTCTCCTTTTATGCAATACCCAGATAAAAAG AAGTTCAAAACACCATCCGGTCCAGTTGAAGTACCATATCTTAAAAGCCACAGAGGCAGGTACAAAATGAATGTAGAAGTTGACCACATGTCAGTTGCGATACCATACAAAGACGAAGAAACATACTTTATAATAATGATGCCAAAGTCTGAAGAAG CgatgaaaaatatttccacTCAAGGAAAATTGGAGAGTTATTTCAGAAGCCTAAAGAAGAAACTGGAGGATTGGAAAGTGAGGCAAATGAATTTGTATATGCCAGAATTCACAGTGGAGaaaaaaatggatgtaaaaaag ATCCTTAAAACAATGGGATGCAGAAGCCTTTTCAGCAGTGAAGATGCAGACTTAAGTGGAATATCAAAGGAATTTGTATATGTTACTGACTTTGTCCATAAAGCCAGAGTGACTGTTAACAAAGatg GTACTGAAGCTGCAGCTGCTTCTGGAATTATAGGGGGAGCCAGGTCATTGTATATTGCACAAGATGTTGTCATAAACAAACCATTCATATACGCAATATACGAAAAAGGAAACATATTATTTTTAGGAAGAATGGTGAACCCATCAGTAAAATAG